In a single window of the Arachis hypogaea cultivar Tifrunner chromosome 6, arahy.Tifrunner.gnm2.J5K5, whole genome shotgun sequence genome:
- the LOC112695566 gene encoding probable protein phosphatase 2C 34, with protein sequence MGHLSSMLNGLARWKKGKSSGRCVGRDAAEAMAREAKKNDLILCSSGTVNVDGSKNYASIFSKKGQKGVNQDCCVVWEEYGCQEDMIFCGIFDGHGPWGHFVAKKVRETMPSSLLCNWQEALAQSPLDPEIDVEQEKKQNRFNIWKHSYLKTCAAIDQELFRYRKIDSFYSGTTALSVVRQGELIVIANVGDSRAVLATSSDDGSLVPVQLTVDFKPNLPQEAERILQCQGRVFCLHDEPGVHRVWLPDEDSPGLAMSRAFGDYCIKDYGIISVPEVTHRHISTKDQFVVLATDGVWDVISNEEAVDIVSSTAEKSKSAKRLVECAAHAWKRKRRGIAMDDISAICLFFHSSSSPHQVTSLATLK encoded by the exons ATGGGGCATTTATCTTCTATGTTGAATGGTTTGGCGAGGTGGAAGAAGGGAAAAAGTTCTGGCAGATGTGTCGGTAGAGATGCTGCTGAAGCTATGGCAAGGGAAGCCAAGAAAAATGACTTGATTCTATGCAGTTCCGGCACTGTCAATGTTGATGGTTCAAAGAACTATGCCTCAATCTTTTCCAAGAAAGGCCAGAAAGGTGTGAACCAAGATTGCTGTGTAGTCTGGGag GAATATGGGTGCCAAGAGGACATGATATTCTGTGGGATATTTGATGGGCATGGGCCATGGGGTCACTTTGTGGCAAAGAAAGTGAGAGAGACAATGCCATCATCTTTGCTATGCAATTGGCAGGAGGCACTTGCACAATCTCCTCTTGATCCTGAGATTGATGTTGAGCAAGAGAAGAAGCAGAACCGTTTCAACATATGGAAGCACTCTTACTTGAAGACTTGTGCTGCCATTGATCAAGAACTCTTTCGCTACCGCAAGATCGACTCCTTTTACAGTGGAACCACTGCTCTTTCAGTTGTTAGACAg GGTGAACTCATCGTTATAGCAAATGTAGGTGATTCCCGTGCTGTGTTAGCTACATCATCAGATGATGGAAGTTTGGTTCCAGTTCAATTAACAGTTGATTTCAAGCCCAATTTGCCCC AGGAGGCAGAGAGAATATTGCAGTGCCAGGGGAGGGTGTTCTGCTTACATGATGAACCAGGGGTGCATAGGGTGTGGCTGCCGGACGAGGACTCGCCGGGACTCGCCATGTCGAGGGCTTTTGGTGATTACTGCATCAAAGATTATGGTATTATATCAGTACCTGAGGTCACACACAGACATATAAGCACCAAAGACCAGTTTGTTGTGCTAGCCACTGATGGG GTTTGGGATGTGATCTCCAATGAAGAAGCAGTGGACATTGTATCATCAACAGCGGAGAAATCAAAGTCGGCGAAGCGATTGGTGGAGTGCGCGGCGCACGCATGGAAGCGCAAGAGGCGGGGGATAGCCATGGATGACATTTCAGCTATTTGtctcttcttccattcttcttcttcacctcACCAAGTTACCTCACTTGCCACTCTAAAATAG
- the LOC112695567 gene encoding topless-related protein 3: MTSLSRELVFLILQFLEEEKFKESVHKLEKESGFFFNMKYFEEKVQAGEWEEVEKYLAGFTKVDDNRYSMKIFFEIRKQKYLEALDRQDKAKAVEILVGDLKVFSTFNEELYKEITQLLTLNNFRENEQLSKYGDTKTARGIMLIELKKLIEANPLFRDKLIFPTLKSSRLRTLINQSLNWQHQLCKNPRPNPDIKTLFTDHTCTPPNGPLAPAPVNLPVAAVAKPAAYTSLGAHGPFPPAAATANANALAGWMANASASSSVQAAVVTASSMPLPQNQVSILKRPRTPPTAPGMVDYQNAADHDQLMKRLRPAPSLEEVSYPTARQASWSPEDLPRTVAMTLHQGSSVTSMDFHPSHQTLLLVGSNNGEIALWELTLRDRLVTKPFKIWDISACSLPFQAAAVKDAPISVSRVTWSPDGSFVGVAFTKHLIHLYAYTGSNELTQRIEVDAHIGGVNDLAFAHPNKQLCIVTCGDDKLIKVWDLTGRRLFNFEGHDAPVYSICPHHKENIQFIFSTAIDGKIKAWLYDNMGSRVDYDAPGHWCTTMLYSADGSRLFSCGTSKDGESYLVEWNESEGAIKRTYNGFRKKSAGVVQFDTTQNRFLAAGEEGQIKFWDMDNINVLASIDADGGLQGLPRLRFNKEGNLLAVTTADNGFKILANASGLRSLRTIETPAFEALRSPIESAAIKASGSAAVNVSPVNCKVERSSPVRPSPILNGVDPAGRNVEKPRIVEDAIDRTKPWQLSEILDPVQCRLVTMPDSTDSSSKVVRLLYTNSGAGLLALGSNGVQKLWKWTRGEQNPTGKATASVVPQHWQPNSGLLMTNDISGVNLEEAVPCIALSKNDSYVMSACGGKVSLFNMMTFKVMTTFMPPPPASTFLAFHPQDNNIIAIGMEDSTIHIYNVRVDEVKSKLKGHQKRITGLAFSTNLNILVSSAADAHLSVWSIDTWEKRKSVPIQLPAGKAPTGDTRVQFHSDQLRLLVAHETQLAIYDASKMERIRQWVPQDVLPAPISYAAYSCNSQLIYATFCDGNTGVFDADSLRLRCRIALSTYVQSATLSGSQSLYPVVVAAHPIEANQFAVGLTDGSVKVIEPSESEGKWGTSPPIDNGILNGRAASSSTTSNHTPEQAQR; encoded by the exons ATGACTTCTCTGAGCAGAGAATTGGTGTTTCTCATACTCCAATTTCTGGAGGAGGAAAAATTCAAAGAGTCGGTGCACAA GCTTGAGAAAGAGTCGGGGTTTTTCTTCAACATGAAATACTTTGAGGAAAAAGTACAGGCTGGCGAATGGGAAGAAGTTGAGAAGTATTTGGCAGGGTTTACAAAAGTTGATGATAATAGATACTCCATGAAAATATTCTTTGAAATCAGGAAGCAGAAATATCTTGAAGCCCTTGATAG GCAAGACAAGGCAAAGGCTGTTGAGATATTAGTGGGTGATTTAAAAGTGTTCTCCACCTTCAATGAGGAACTATACAAAGAAATTACGCAGCTGTTAACGCTTAATAATTTCAG GGAGAATGAGCAGCTGTCCAAGTATGGTGACACCAAAACTGCTCGCGGGATCATGTTGATTGAGCTTAAAAAGCTGATAGAAGCAAATCCACTTTTCCGTGATAAGCTTATCTTCCCTACACTTAAATCATCAAGATTGCGGACCTTAATTAATCAAAG TCTGAATTGGCAGCACCAGCTTTGCAAAAACCCCAGGCCAAACCCAGATATAAAGACACTATTCACTGATCACACATGTACTCCTCCTAATGGTCCTCTAGCACCTGCACCTGTCAATCTTCCAGTTGCTGCTGTTGCAAAGCCTGCTGCCTATACTTCACTTGGAGCTCATGGT CCATTTCCGCCTGCTGCCGCAACTGCTAATGCAAATGCTTTGGCTGGTTGGATGGCTAATGCGTCAGCTTCATCATCTGTCCAAGCAGCTGTTGTTACGGCATCAAGCATGCCACTCCCACAGAATCAAG TGTCTATCTTGAAGAGGCCGAGGACACCTCCAACAGCTCCTGGCATGGTTGATTATCAGAATGCTGCCGATCATGACCAGCTAATGAAAAGACTTCGGCCTGCTCCTTCTCTAGAGGAG GTTTCCTATCCGACAGCCCGACAAGCTTCTTGGTCACCGGAAGATCTACCAAGAACAGTGGCTATGACTTTACATCAAGGCTCCTCTGTGACAAGCATGGACTTTCATCCTTCTCACCAAACCTTACTTCTTG TTGGATCTAACAATGGTGAAATTGCCCTCTGGGAACTTACTTTGCGAGATAGATTGGTTACAAAGCCATTCAAGATATGGGATATCTCAGCATGTTCATTACCATTTcag GCTGCTGCGGTCAAAGATGCCCCTATTTCTGTCAGCCGTGTTACATGGAGCCCCGATGGAAGTTTTGTGG GTGTCGCATTTACTAAACATTTGATTCACTTGTATGCCTACACTGGTTCAAATGAGCTAACTCAGCGCATAGAG GTTGATGCCCACATTGGTGGTGTGAACGACTTGGCATTTGCTCATCCAAATAAGCAACTTTGCATTGTGACTTGTGGGGATGATAAGTTGATAAAG GTGTGGGATTTAACTGGGCGAAGACTATTTAACTTTGAGGGGCATGATGCACCTGTATATTCCATTTGTCCTCACCACAAGGAGAACATACAG TTCATATTTTCAACTGCCATCGATGGCAAAATAAAAGCCTGGCTATATGATAACATGGGTTCCAGGGTTGACTATGATGCCCCTGGTCACTGGTGTACTACAATGCTTTATAGTGCTGATGGGAGTAG ACTGTTTTCTTGTGGGACAAGTAAAGATGGAGAGTCATACCTTGTTGAGTGGAATGAAAGCGAAGGAGCCATCAAGAGAACATACAATGGTTTCAGAAAGAAATCTGCTGGTGTTGTGCAGTTTGACACAACTCAAAATCGCTTCTTAGCTGCTGGAGAAGAAGGTCAAATCAAGTTTTGGGACATGGACAATATTAATGTTCTTGCTAGCATTGATGCTGACGGTGGACTTCAG GGCCTTCCACGCCTGAGATTCAACAAGGAAGGAAATCTTCTTGCTGTTACTACTGCGGACAACGGATTCAAAATTCTTGCCAATGCTAGTGGTCTTAGATCTTTAAGAACGATTGAAACTCCAGCTTTTGAAGCATTGAGATCACCCATTGAATCTGCTGCAATCAAG GCATCTGGCTCTGCTGCTGTTAACGTTAGTCCTGTCAACTGTAAAGTGGAAAGGAGCTCCCCTGTCAGGCCTTCTCCAATTCTT aatggagttgatcccgcaGGTCGAAATGTTGAGAAACCAAGAATTGTGGAAGATGCAATTGATAGAACTAAACCATGGCAGCTGTCTGAAATTCTGGATCCAGTCCAGTGTCGGTTAGTAACCATGCCTGACAGCACAGATTCTTCTAGCAAG GTTGTTCGACTTCTATATACAAACTCTGGTGCTGGTCTCTTGGCACTTGGTTCAAACGGTGTTCAGAAGCTGTGGAAATGGACACGCGGTGAACAGAATCCCACTGGGAAG GCAACTGCCAGTGTTGTTCCACAACATTGGCAACCCAACAGTGGTCTTCTTATGACCAACGATATCTCAGGTGTCAATCTTGAAGAAGCAGTTCCTTGCATTGCACTCTCAAAGAATGATTCATATGTTATGTCTGCCTGTGGTGGGAAGGTTTCATTATTTAACATGATGACGTTCAAG GTAATGACAACATTCATGCCACCACCTCCTGCCTCTACTTTTCTGGCTTTCCATCCTCAGGATAACAACATAATTGCCATCGGAATGGAGGATTCTACCATTCATATTTATAATGTCAGAGTTGATGAG GTGAAATCAAAATTGAAGGGACACCAGAAACGTATTACTGGTTTAGCCTTCTCAACAAATCTCAACATCCTTGTTTCATCAGCTGCTGATGCTCAT CTTAGCGTGTGGAGCATTGATACATGGGAGAAAAGAAAATCGGTTCCAATACAGCTACCTGCTGGAAAGGCCCCCACTGGTGACACTAGAGTGCAGTTTCATTCTGACCAACTACGCTTATTGGTAGCCCATGAGACTCAATTGGCAATATATGACGCCTCTAAGATGGAACGCATTCGGCAG TGGGTTCCACAAGATGTTCTTCCTGCTCCTATATCATATGCAGCTTATTCCTGCAACAGTCAGTTAATTTACGCTACATTCTGTGATGGCAATACTGGAGTTTTTGATGCGGATAGCTTGAGACTACGATGTCGTATTGCACTATCAACATATGTGCAATCAGCAACTTTAAGTGG AAGCCAATCTCTGTATCCTGTTGTCGTCGCTGCGCATCCAATAGAGGCGAACCAATTCGCGGTTGGATTGACAGATGGGTCTGTGAAAGTAATAGAGCCCAGTGAATCAGAGGGTAAATGGGGAACTAGTCCACCCATTGATAATGGAATATTGAACGGTAGAGCAGCATCTTCTTCTACAACAAGCAACCACACACCCGAGCAGGCACAACGATAA
- the LOC140173575 gene encoding wall-associated receptor kinase-like 20, which translates to MVSLVLFLLIALCPVIMIKAWPFSNPPCPNCGDLAVPYPLSTNDNCGDSRYKVYCNNNKLEFLSATGNYYKILKVDPCNNKLVLQPPLILKETCYSSDVVDGGFLLEEDLPFNISTHNTVMLLNCSESILLSPLNCSSNSICRVFEDKVEEGKGCFGKLCCHYLKDSAMNSHKIRVRVGGCTAYTSLVDWNPDSPPDSWNYGIELQWLPALI; encoded by the coding sequence ATGGTAAGCCTTGTGTTGTTTCTACTAATTGCTCTTTGTCCAGTTATTATGATCAAAGCATGGCCATTCAGTAATCCACCATGTCCAAATTGCGGTGACCTCGCGGTACCATATCCACTCAGCACCAACGATAATTGTGGTGACTCCAGATACAAAGTTTACTGCAACAATAACAAGTTAGAATTCTTGTCAGCCACAGGAAATTACTATAAGATCCTTAAAGTTGACCCTTGTAATAACAAGCTTGTTCTTCAACCACCACTCATACTCAAAGAAACTTGTTATTCTTCTGATGTTGTTGATGGAGGGTTTCTCTTGGAAGAAGACTTGCCCTTCAATATTTCTACACACAACACTGTCATGTTGTTGAATTGCTCTGAGAGCATCCTTCTTTCCCCTCTCAACTGTTCCTCAAACAGTATATGTAGGGTGTTTGAGGATAAGGTTGAAGAGGGAAAAGGGTGTTTTGGTAAACTTTGCTGCCATTACTTGAAAGATTCAGCGATGAATTCTCATAAGATAAGAGTGAGGGTTGGAGGGTGCACAGCTTACACTTCCTTGGTTGATTGGAATCCTGATTCTCCTCCTGACTCTTGGAATTATGGGATTGAGCTTCAATGGTTGCCTGCACTTATTTGA